A genomic stretch from Chitinophaga agri includes:
- a CDS encoding T9SS type B sorting domain-containing protein yields MSVLLFAGIPALAQQAGFTAPDTVCINEPVHLFNTSVDGTTFYWNFCAGNLYQPPTGVNFGDFGGTLQTPVFLDMAQEGGNYYAFVTNNNAPALVRLSFGNSLLNTPTAENLGDFGGQIPPQTEGLRIVQDAAGWHIVVVGGGVVSSPSVAVIDFGSSLTNTPTCTNWGNIGNLAYPTDLFTFQEGGNWYGMALNSDNNTVTRLSFGTSFGTAPTGVNLGNIGNLDFPTGTFIINVNGNWHMFITNTRGNTITRLDFGNSLLNTPVAVNMGNPGGLLNEPRDIYVFSDCGGTFALVANGNGDDLLRLDFAGNDITGNVTASSYGNIGGFRYPHSLSTVFRVQDNLYTFVANALNNTLTRVSFGSCTNSSIPSSTLYTAPVYAYSQPGTYTVTLLMDEGLPTQQSVCRNIVVMPLPTVDLGPDQITCNNTPVLLDAGTGNSHYTWSDLSTGHTLQVTHSATYSVTVSNGGGCTTTDEVEVVISPAINVAVDATPVDCAHPTGSIAVEASGGIPPFTYSLNNVDMGTQDHYTGLTADIYNIDIRDAVGCTITRTVDLTAGGNNSFSFTATPSWTGCAGGTDGAIRLTVTSGQPPVEFALGDLPYQNVTTFDHLTPGNYTIYGRAGSCADTVSVTVTAPVPIDMTVTPRNETCGRADGALIINATGGTPPYTFEINGVTATNADMINLAAGDYDAKVIDANGCEANTFTTLENLDIPPVSITNNDTTIVIGDRVQLHAINAPDYLWMPGAGLNCLNCPSPVAQPYQTTTYIVTTRTGQNCITADTVTIFVDLKNSMFIPTAFTPNKDGSNDLFRVKAQGVAAFRMVIYNRWGEFIFRSDDVAKGWDGLYKDQPQPAGGYVYVIDYIFFEDLGKVHRQKGTVMLVR; encoded by the coding sequence TTGTCTGTTTTATTATTCGCAGGTATACCTGCATTGGCACAGCAAGCCGGTTTTACTGCACCTGATACGGTTTGTATCAATGAACCTGTTCATCTTTTCAATACTTCCGTAGATGGTACTACTTTTTACTGGAACTTCTGTGCAGGCAATCTGTATCAGCCGCCTACCGGTGTCAACTTCGGTGATTTCGGCGGCACCTTACAAACACCGGTATTCCTTGACATGGCACAGGAGGGAGGAAACTATTATGCATTCGTAACAAATAATAATGCCCCTGCGCTGGTAAGATTGTCCTTTGGAAATAGTTTGCTGAATACACCGACGGCTGAGAACCTGGGTGATTTTGGTGGCCAGATCCCTCCGCAGACGGAAGGTCTCAGGATTGTACAGGATGCTGCAGGGTGGCATATAGTCGTCGTAGGTGGTGGTGTGGTCAGTAGTCCCAGTGTCGCCGTGATTGACTTCGGTAGCAGCCTTACAAATACCCCGACATGCACCAACTGGGGGAACATTGGCAACCTTGCCTATCCTACCGACCTGTTTACTTTTCAGGAAGGAGGGAACTGGTACGGTATGGCACTAAACTCAGATAATAACACGGTGACCCGTTTGTCTTTTGGCACCTCTTTCGGGACTGCACCTACTGGCGTGAACCTGGGGAATATCGGTAACCTGGATTTTCCTACCGGTACATTTATTATTAATGTAAATGGTAACTGGCATATGTTTATTACCAATACCAGGGGAAATACCATTACCCGCCTGGACTTTGGTAATTCGCTCTTAAATACGCCTGTGGCCGTAAATATGGGTAATCCCGGCGGATTATTGAATGAACCCCGTGATATATATGTATTCAGTGATTGTGGGGGCACGTTTGCACTGGTAGCGAATGGTAACGGCGATGACCTGTTAAGACTGGATTTTGCCGGCAATGATATTACAGGAAACGTAACAGCATCTTCTTATGGCAATATTGGAGGTTTCCGCTATCCTCATTCACTTTCTACCGTTTTCCGGGTACAGGATAACCTGTATACATTCGTGGCGAATGCCCTGAATAATACATTGACCAGGGTTAGTTTCGGTAGTTGTACCAATAGTTCCATTCCGTCATCGACGTTATATACAGCGCCGGTATACGCTTATTCCCAACCAGGCACGTATACTGTGACACTGCTAATGGATGAAGGATTACCAACCCAGCAGTCTGTGTGCCGGAACATCGTAGTGATGCCTTTACCTACGGTAGATCTCGGGCCGGATCAGATCACCTGCAATAATACACCTGTGCTGCTGGATGCAGGAACAGGTAACTCCCATTATACCTGGTCAGATCTCAGTACCGGTCATACGTTACAGGTCACTCACAGTGCGACCTACAGTGTAACTGTCAGCAATGGTGGCGGCTGCACAACTACTGATGAAGTGGAAGTGGTGATCAGTCCGGCTATCAATGTTGCGGTTGATGCGACCCCTGTTGATTGTGCGCATCCTACCGGTAGCATTGCGGTGGAAGCGTCGGGTGGTATCCCGCCATTTACCTACAGCCTGAATAACGTGGATATGGGTACGCAGGATCACTATACTGGTCTTACGGCAGATATCTATAATATAGATATCCGGGATGCAGTGGGTTGTACCATCACCAGAACAGTTGATCTGACAGCTGGGGGCAACAACAGTTTTAGTTTTACCGCTACACCATCCTGGACTGGCTGTGCCGGAGGAACAGATGGCGCTATCCGTCTGACGGTAACAAGTGGTCAGCCACCCGTTGAATTTGCATTGGGTGACCTGCCTTATCAGAACGTTACCACTTTTGATCACCTCACACCGGGTAACTATACCATCTACGGGCGTGCGGGCAGCTGTGCGGATACTGTCTCCGTAACAGTGACAGCACCTGTACCCATTGATATGACAGTAACACCGAGAAATGAGACCTGTGGTCGTGCAGATGGTGCACTGATCATCAATGCGACCGGTGGTACGCCGCCATACACTTTCGAGATAAACGGTGTAACCGCTACCAATGCCGATATGATAAACCTGGCGGCAGGTGATTATGATGCGAAGGTCATAGATGCGAATGGCTGTGAGGCGAATACTTTTACGACACTGGAAAACCTGGATATTCCACCAGTAAGCATTACAAACAATGATACAACGATCGTCATAGGAGACAGGGTACAGCTGCATGCGATCAATGCGCCCGATTATCTGTGGATGCCGGGAGCAGGCCTGAATTGTCTGAACTGTCCGTCGCCTGTCGCCCAACCTTATCAAACGACCACCTACATCGTGACCACCAGGACAGGGCAGAACTGCATAACTGCAGATACGGTAACGATCTTTGTTGATCTTAAAAATTCAATGTTCATTCCAACAGCTTTTACGCCTAACAAAGATGGCAGCAATGACCTGTTCAGAGTAAAGGCACAGGGCGTCGCTGCATTCCGTATGGTCATCTACAACCGGTGGGGTGAGTTCATCTTCCGGTCGGATGATGTGGCAAAAGGATGGGATGGTTTATATAAGGATCAGCCACAACCTGCAGGAGGGTATGTGTATGTAATAGACTACATCTTCTTTGAAGATCTCGGGAAAGTGCACCGGCAGAAGGGCACGGTCATGTTGGTGAGGTAA
- a CDS encoding C40 family peptidase, protein MKVRKEVLWVTVVLCVLGAVSCKSTKKSASKTSNTTVSPFIDGMSFSRVALSSNVANTGSAKIKNFTAGSSNLENAALWQFKYAQLLDVRVESVLNMQLFRFIEDWWGTPYVYGGKNKNGVDCSGFANSLLAQVFSIPSGGSSAQLYEKSKKLSNAQIREGDLVFFKTNGTSISHVGVYLVNDKFVHASTSSGVMISDLNESYWKKYYVGGGRVE, encoded by the coding sequence ATGAAAGTAAGAAAGGAGGTCCTATGGGTAACTGTTGTTTTGTGTGTGCTGGGGGCAGTATCCTGTAAATCTACTAAGAAATCGGCCAGTAAGACGAGCAATACTACTGTATCCCCGTTCATTGACGGAATGTCCTTTTCAAGGGTGGCTTTGTCAAGCAATGTGGCCAACACCGGATCTGCAAAGATTAAGAATTTCACAGCGGGTAGTTCCAACCTGGAAAATGCCGCACTCTGGCAGTTCAAATACGCCCAGCTGCTCGATGTACGGGTGGAAAGTGTCCTGAATATGCAACTCTTCAGGTTCATTGAAGACTGGTGGGGCACACCGTATGTATATGGTGGCAAAAATAAAAATGGGGTAGACTGCTCCGGCTTCGCTAACAGTTTGCTGGCACAGGTCTTCAGTATCCCGTCAGGCGGCAGCTCCGCACAGTTATACGAAAAATCCAAAAAGCTCAGTAACGCCCAGATCCGTGAAGGAGACCTGGTATTCTTCAAAACCAACGGTACCTCTATCTCTCACGTAGGTGTTTATCTTGTCAATGATAAATTTGTCCATGCCTCCACCAGTTCAGGCGTCATGATCAGTGACCTCAATGAAAGTTACTGGAAAAAGTATTATGTAGGCGGCGGCAGGGTAGAATAA
- the dnaE gene encoding DNA polymerase III subunit alpha: MIFSHLHVHTQYSLLDGAADIKSLYKKAMASNQPALAITDHGNMFGVFQFVAEAYNNKLNPDDPKDKRLKVKPIVGCEFYVVENRFKRAFTREEKDIRNHQVLLAKNEEGYRNLIKLCSLGYIEGLYGKYPRIDKELILQYHKGLIATTCCLGASVPRAILKKGEDAGEEEFKWWLDIFGEDYYVELQRHGIPEQEKVNESLLKFAAKHNVKVIASNDSHYVDQADANAHDILLCINTGEKKSTPTMKDFSDDDVSMKNKRFAFYNDQFYFKTTEEMSALFHDLPQAIDNTNEIVDKVELLDLKKDILLPNFPIPAPFLTQDQYLRHLTMEGAHKKYAEVTAEVEERLNFELNVIENMGFAGYFLIVSDFIKAGRDLGVFIGPGRGSAAGSAVAYCIGITNIDPIKYNLLFERFLNPERKSMPDIDTDFDDEGRQKVIDYVVNKYGKSQVAQIITYGTMAAKMSIKDVARVMDLPLAESNMLAKMVPDKPGIQLDRIFNAPIDEGEKSLAEKEGLGPEDLENVKRLRELIKGQDLQGEVLREACVLEGSVRNTGIHAAGIIIAPKDLYDLIPVSTAKDSDLLVTQFEGSIIESAGVIKMDFLGLKTLTIIKGALELIKINHGIDISIDDIPLDDVKTYELYQKGETNATFQFESAGMQKYLRELKPDRFDDLIAMNALYRPGPLEYIPLFIRRKHGLEETVYDLAEMEEYLNDTYGITVYQEQVMLLSQKLANFSKGDADVLRKAMGKKQKAVLDKMKKQFMEGCAANGHDLKICDKVWTDWEAFASYAFNKSHSTCYAFVAYQTAYLKAHYPAEYMAAVLNNASNIEKITFFMEEAKRMGIDVLPPDVNESFKGFAVNKQGQIRFGLAGLKGVGEAAVENILEERQKEGPYKNIFEMIKRVNQRAVNKKSLEALAMSGAFDCFPELHRAQYFHKPENDNTTGLDKIVKFGQQVTAGAATSMGSLFGAEEMPDVEPPKIPPCDPWPLILKLNNEREVTGIYISGHPLDDYRFESQHYNMNTVQELVEYQADLQAPGNARAGRERNFRLAVYVTGAQERISRNNRQFGIMTIEDYSGKFEFALWSEDFIRFAPYLKTGLCIFINGGFKAKRFNDAEYEFKVNSIQLLQEVKKTHTKKVIMATTPKFITRELVDFLVDNINKYPGASELFLQLTDRDDNTQVKLHTFNKHIEMNDELAHFLSKQPDVDVYIDTINK, encoded by the coding sequence ATGATCTTTTCCCACTTACACGTTCATACACAATATTCTCTGCTGGATGGCGCAGCAGATATCAAATCATTGTATAAGAAAGCCATGGCCAGCAATCAGCCGGCCCTGGCCATCACGGACCATGGTAACATGTTCGGTGTCTTCCAGTTCGTGGCAGAGGCTTATAATAATAAACTCAATCCCGATGATCCGAAGGATAAAAGGCTGAAGGTAAAGCCTATCGTTGGCTGTGAATTCTATGTAGTAGAAAACCGCTTCAAGCGTGCTTTTACCCGTGAGGAGAAAGATATCCGTAACCACCAGGTACTGCTGGCCAAAAACGAGGAAGGTTACCGCAACCTGATCAAGCTGTGCTCCCTGGGGTATATCGAGGGACTGTACGGTAAGTATCCCCGTATTGACAAGGAACTGATCCTTCAGTATCATAAAGGCCTGATAGCCACTACCTGCTGCCTCGGTGCCTCGGTACCAAGAGCAATCCTTAAAAAAGGAGAAGATGCCGGTGAAGAAGAGTTCAAATGGTGGCTGGACATATTCGGAGAGGACTATTATGTTGAATTACAGCGACATGGTATCCCTGAACAGGAGAAAGTGAACGAGTCACTGCTCAAGTTCGCCGCCAAACATAATGTGAAGGTGATCGCCTCCAATGACTCCCATTACGTGGACCAGGCCGATGCGAATGCGCATGACATCCTGCTTTGTATCAATACCGGCGAGAAGAAGAGCACGCCTACCATGAAGGATTTCTCTGACGATGATGTGTCGATGAAGAACAAACGTTTCGCTTTCTACAACGATCAGTTCTACTTCAAGACCACAGAAGAGATGAGTGCCCTCTTCCATGATCTGCCACAGGCTATTGACAATACCAATGAGATCGTAGATAAGGTAGAGCTGCTGGACCTGAAAAAGGACATCCTGCTGCCCAACTTCCCTATTCCGGCACCATTCCTGACCCAGGACCAGTACCTGCGTCATCTGACTATGGAGGGGGCACATAAGAAATATGCAGAAGTGACCGCAGAGGTGGAAGAACGCCTCAACTTCGAGCTCAATGTCATTGAGAACATGGGATTTGCGGGTTACTTCCTGATCGTATCCGACTTCATTAAGGCGGGTCGTGACCTGGGAGTATTCATCGGTCCGGGTCGTGGTTCTGCAGCTGGTTCTGCGGTAGCATACTGTATCGGCATCACGAATATTGACCCGATCAAGTATAACCTGCTGTTTGAGCGTTTCCTGAATCCGGAACGTAAGAGCATGCCCGATATCGATACGGACTTCGATGATGAAGGCCGACAGAAAGTAATTGACTACGTTGTTAATAAATATGGCAAAAGCCAGGTAGCACAGATCATTACCTATGGTACCATGGCCGCCAAGATGAGTATCAAGGACGTGGCCCGTGTAATGGACCTGCCACTGGCAGAATCCAATATGCTGGCGAAGATGGTGCCTGATAAACCCGGCATACAGCTGGACCGTATCTTCAACGCGCCCATTGATGAAGGAGAAAAGAGCCTGGCCGAAAAAGAAGGCCTGGGCCCTGAAGACCTGGAAAACGTTAAACGCCTGCGCGAGCTGATCAAAGGACAGGACCTTCAGGGGGAAGTACTGAGAGAAGCCTGCGTACTCGAAGGGTCCGTACGTAACACGGGTATCCACGCAGCTGGTATCATCATTGCGCCGAAAGACCTGTACGACCTGATACCGGTATCAACAGCCAAAGACTCTGACCTGCTGGTAACACAATTTGAAGGTAGTATCATTGAAAGTGCCGGCGTAATCAAAATGGACTTCCTGGGTCTGAAGACCCTGACCATTATTAAAGGTGCGCTTGAACTGATAAAGATCAATCACGGCATAGATATCAGCATTGATGACATTCCGCTGGATGACGTCAAGACGTACGAGCTTTATCAGAAAGGGGAAACCAACGCCACGTTCCAGTTCGAGTCCGCGGGTATGCAGAAATACCTTCGCGAACTGAAACCGGACAGATTTGATGACCTGATCGCGATGAACGCCCTGTACCGTCCGGGACCACTGGAGTATATTCCGTTGTTCATCCGCCGTAAACATGGACTGGAAGAAACGGTGTATGACCTCGCGGAAATGGAGGAATACCTGAACGATACCTATGGTATTACAGTGTACCAGGAGCAGGTAATGCTTTTGAGCCAGAAGCTGGCTAACTTCTCCAAAGGTGACGCGGACGTACTCCGTAAAGCGATGGGTAAGAAGCAGAAGGCAGTACTGGACAAAATGAAGAAACAGTTCATGGAAGGTTGTGCCGCTAACGGACATGACCTGAAGATCTGTGATAAAGTATGGACTGACTGGGAGGCATTCGCATCCTACGCATTCAATAAATCTCACTCTACCTGTTACGCCTTCGTGGCGTATCAGACCGCTTACCTGAAAGCGCACTATCCGGCGGAATACATGGCGGCTGTACTGAACAACGCCAGTAACATTGAAAAGATCACCTTCTTTATGGAGGAAGCAAAGCGCATGGGTATCGACGTATTGCCACCCGATGTGAACGAGTCTTTCAAAGGTTTTGCGGTGAACAAACAGGGACAGATCCGTTTCGGTCTTGCCGGTCTGAAAGGTGTGGGTGAAGCTGCCGTAGAAAACATCCTGGAAGAAAGACAGAAGGAAGGGCCATACAAGAACATCTTTGAGATGATCAAACGTGTGAACCAGCGTGCGGTGAATAAGAAATCACTGGAAGCCCTGGCGATGTCAGGTGCCTTCGACTGTTTCCCGGAACTGCATCGCGCCCAGTATTTCCATAAACCAGAGAATGATAATACCACCGGTCTGGATAAGATCGTGAAATTCGGACAGCAGGTAACTGCCGGTGCTGCCACTTCCATGGGTAGCCTCTTTGGGGCGGAAGAAATGCCGGATGTGGAACCGCCGAAGATCCCACCGTGCGATCCATGGCCGCTCATACTTAAACTGAATAATGAACGGGAGGTCACCGGTATCTATATTTCCGGTCACCCACTGGACGATTACCGTTTCGAAAGCCAGCATTATAATATGAATACCGTGCAGGAGCTGGTAGAATACCAGGCTGACCTGCAGGCGCCAGGCAATGCGAGGGCAGGACGCGAGCGTAATTTCAGGCTGGCCGTCTATGTGACAGGTGCACAGGAACGTATTTCCAGGAATAACCGCCAGTTTGGCATCATGACTATCGAGGACTATTCAGGTAAGTTCGAATTTGCCCTGTGGAGTGAGGACTTTATCCGGTTTGCGCCTTATCTGAAAACGGGCTTATGTATATTCATCAACGGCGGCTTTAAGGCCAAGCGTTTCAATGATGCAGAGTATGAGTTTAAGGTGAATAGCATTCAGTTGCTCCAGGAGGTAAAAAAGACCCATACAAAGAAGGTGATCATGGCCACTACCCCTAAGTTCATTACGCGTGAGCTGGTAGACTTCCTTGTTGACAATATCAACAAATACCCGGGTGCCAGTGAGCTGTTCCTGCAATTGACGGATCGTGATGATAATACCCAGGTAAAACTGCATACTTTCAACAAGCATATAGAGATGAATGATGAACTGGCGCACTTCTTGTCGAAACAGCCTGACGTCGATGTGTATATAGATACAATCAATAAGTAG
- the trxA gene encoding thioredoxin, translated as MALEFTDSNFQTEVLNSDKLSVIDFWAEWCGPCRAIGPVIEELSKDYAGKVNIGKVNVDQNPELSINYGITSIPAILFIKNGQVVDKQVGAAPKSVLEKKIQGNL; from the coding sequence ATGGCATTAGAATTCACAGATTCAAACTTCCAGACAGAGGTGTTGAACTCAGATAAATTAAGTGTGATAGATTTCTGGGCAGAATGGTGTGGTCCTTGTCGCGCGATAGGTCCTGTTATTGAGGAGCTGTCGAAAGATTACGCTGGTAAGGTTAATATTGGTAAAGTAAACGTAGACCAGAACCCTGAGTTGTCTATCAACTACGGTATCACCAGCATCCCTGCTATCCTGTTCATTAAGAATGGTCAGGTAGTTGACAAACAGGTAGGTGCTGCTCCTAAATCCGTTCTGGAAAAGAAAATTCAAGGTAACCTCTAG
- a CDS encoding M43 family zinc metalloprotease, with translation MRNFTLIILAVLYVIPALAQRKCGTEEAMLQLIASNPALQKVRDRKEMRLQEMTRTVKQSRAFMRTTYPVVTIPVVVHIVLRNPDQVTDEQVQSQIDALNRDYAANAADISSLPAAWADRLGQANIQFCLAQRTPDDNFTNGIDRVTTTRTSFSVSNSASAVKHANTGGADAWNSDNYLNIWVCNLSDNYLGIATFPEGYPSDEQGVVITYTGFGTTGSAVAPFNMGRTTVHEIGHFFSLRHIWGDESACAADDGIDDTPLQGTYTYNCPRFPLTDRCTVDSPGIMFNNFMDYSDDACMLLFTSDQVDRMRLTLENDRSSLMFSEACLPLNLQENDASILTVASPFGQICENNLVPKVVLRNQGKNALTSVKIFYVVDDGQLISYDWTGNLSALRNDTIELDNSIPGIGAHLLKVYTALPNGSPVDGDPANDTAWSNFQYYADGTFPYSEGFESDLFPPAGWEIKNYDNSFTWELTADAAKTGSRSIVMHNLAYNTNDAVDDILTPMFDPTGKDSVFLFFDVAAAAYSNLNGSNMVWDSLQVLTTSDCGETYDSLYKKGGESLLTRRQPVTSEFIPTASEWRRDSINLTPIIKKGRFRVVFRNISNAENNIYLDNINIVTKNTLPYLKEKGLVIGPNPTANQLFITFLEVPNDLDHIAIYNTLGKLVARQAGSSINSSNRFIFDLVNEPNGIYFVKLIYRNNVKTIKITKVN, from the coding sequence TTGCGCAATTTTACCCTTATTATCCTCGCCGTCCTCTATGTCATACCCGCGCTTGCACAGCGTAAATGTGGTACCGAAGAAGCAATGCTACAACTGATTGCTTCAAATCCTGCTTTACAAAAGGTCCGTGACAGGAAAGAGATGCGTTTGCAGGAGATGACCCGGACAGTCAAGCAATCCAGAGCGTTCATGCGGACCACCTACCCGGTTGTCACAATACCTGTTGTTGTACATATCGTATTAAGAAACCCTGACCAGGTAACGGACGAGCAGGTACAGTCGCAGATCGATGCACTCAACCGTGACTATGCTGCCAACGCAGCGGATATCTCAAGTCTGCCGGCGGCATGGGCCGACCGACTGGGGCAGGCGAACATCCAGTTTTGTCTTGCGCAACGTACCCCCGATGACAATTTTACGAATGGAATAGACAGGGTGACCACTACCCGCACCTCTTTCAGTGTGTCCAATTCCGCGTCTGCTGTTAAGCATGCCAATACTGGTGGGGCCGATGCCTGGAACAGTGACAATTACCTGAACATCTGGGTATGTAACCTATCTGATAACTATCTGGGTATTGCAACTTTCCCCGAAGGCTATCCTTCCGACGAGCAGGGGGTTGTGATCACCTATACCGGCTTTGGTACTACCGGAAGCGCTGTTGCGCCTTTCAATATGGGCCGTACCACTGTCCATGAGATCGGCCACTTCTTCTCCCTCCGTCATATCTGGGGAGATGAATCCGCCTGTGCGGCTGACGATGGAATTGACGATACTCCTTTACAGGGAACCTATACCTATAACTGTCCGCGCTTCCCGCTGACTGACAGATGTACCGTAGATTCTCCAGGTATCATGTTCAACAACTTCATGGACTATTCAGATGATGCCTGCATGCTGTTGTTCACTTCAGATCAGGTAGACAGGATGCGGCTGACGCTTGAAAATGACAGGTCATCCCTTATGTTCTCTGAGGCTTGTCTGCCACTGAACCTGCAGGAGAACGATGCGTCGATACTGACCGTTGCTTCTCCGTTCGGACAGATCTGCGAGAATAACCTCGTACCGAAAGTCGTGCTGAGGAACCAGGGCAAGAATGCACTGACATCTGTGAAGATCTTTTATGTGGTGGATGATGGTCAGCTGATCTCCTATGACTGGACGGGGAATCTTTCGGCACTCAGGAATGATACGATAGAACTCGATAACAGCATTCCCGGTATAGGGGCGCACCTGTTAAAAGTATATACGGCGTTGCCTAACGGGAGTCCGGTGGATGGAGATCCTGCGAATGATACAGCGTGGTCTAACTTCCAGTATTATGCCGACGGCACGTTCCCTTATAGTGAAGGATTTGAAAGTGACCTATTCCCGCCTGCCGGCTGGGAGATCAAAAACTATGATAACAGCTTTACCTGGGAACTGACAGCTGATGCGGCTAAAACGGGCAGCCGGTCTATCGTGATGCACAACCTGGCCTATAATACGAATGATGCAGTGGATGATATCCTCACCCCGATGTTTGACCCTACAGGCAAGGACTCGGTGTTCCTGTTCTTCGATGTGGCTGCCGCTGCCTATTCTAACCTGAACGGATCGAATATGGTATGGGATAGTTTACAGGTGCTGACCACTTCTGACTGTGGGGAAACGTATGACAGTCTCTATAAGAAAGGAGGTGAATCACTTCTGACGCGCAGACAGCCTGTGACTTCCGAATTTATTCCAACAGCTTCAGAATGGCGCAGGGATTCCATCAACCTGACACCAATCATTAAGAAAGGCCGTTTCAGGGTGGTGTTCAGGAATATCAGCAATGCGGAGAACAACATCTACCTGGATAACATCAACATTGTTACAAAGAATACACTTCCTTATCTGAAGGAGAAAGGGCTGGTGATCGGACCTAATCCGACAGCTAACCAGTTATTCATTACCTTCCTGGAAGTACCCAATGACCTGGATCATATCGCGATATACAACACTTTAGGAAAGCTGGTCGCCAGGCAAGCCGGCTCGTCAATCAATAGCAGCAACCGTTTTATCTTTGATTTGGTAAATGAGCCAAATGGTATTTATTTTGTAAAATTAATATACAGGAATAACGTCAAGACTATTAAGATAACTAAAGTGAATTAA
- a CDS encoding glycosyltransferase family 4 protein: MKIGIVSIIKEPWGGSEELWADMAAAALKDGHEVYISALKCGPPHPKTVKLLQNGARLFYRRGFVKPGIPFLQRIFRKGLIILANKLQNPFHRLFKEKPDVIFYVGTSYSIADDVLLLKALDKTPAALFINCNLNHDVRGFGGVRYDVINAAYQRARKVLFVSEGNLEIARRHLCSNIENAMVIRNPVNLSNIGIQPFPTNDTVHFAMVGILVTDHKGQDLVLSALHQEQWRTRKWHLNIYGAGLDEGYLRQLTAFYGLTDRVTFHGKVSDIGEVWKKNSLLLMPSRQEGMPLAIVEAMVCGRPSVLTDVGGHREWVREGIEGFISPGATVRSMADAMERAWERRADWEQMGLAANANAMKLYNPAPGKTILNLLLNA, from the coding sequence ATGAAGATAGGTATTGTATCCATTATTAAAGAGCCATGGGGCGGGAGTGAGGAACTCTGGGCCGATATGGCTGCAGCAGCGCTGAAGGACGGGCACGAAGTATATATATCTGCCCTTAAATGCGGTCCCCCGCATCCGAAAACAGTGAAGCTGCTGCAAAATGGAGCCAGACTTTTTTACCGACGTGGATTTGTAAAGCCAGGGATCCCTTTCCTGCAACGCATCTTCCGGAAAGGCCTTATCATACTGGCCAATAAACTACAGAACCCGTTCCACCGGTTATTTAAGGAGAAACCTGACGTGATCTTTTACGTGGGCACTTCCTATTCCATTGCAGACGATGTCCTGTTGCTGAAGGCACTCGATAAGACGCCCGCTGCATTATTCATCAACTGTAACCTGAACCATGATGTACGTGGTTTCGGCGGGGTACGCTATGATGTGATCAACGCGGCCTATCAACGGGCCAGGAAAGTGCTCTTTGTATCGGAAGGCAACCTGGAGATCGCCCGGAGGCACCTTTGCTCCAACATAGAGAACGCCATGGTGATCAGAAATCCGGTGAATCTCTCCAATATAGGCATACAACCTTTCCCCACAAACGATACTGTGCATTTCGCCATGGTCGGCATACTGGTAACTGACCACAAAGGGCAGGATCTCGTGCTGAGTGCCCTTCATCAGGAACAATGGCGTACGCGTAAATGGCATCTCAACATCTATGGCGCCGGCCTGGATGAAGGATACTTGCGGCAACTGACAGCCTTTTACGGGCTGACCGACCGCGTGACCTTCCACGGTAAAGTGAGTGATATTGGTGAGGTGTGGAAAAAAAACAGCCTCCTCCTGATGCCTTCCCGGCAGGAAGGCATGCCACTTGCTATAGTGGAGGCCATGGTGTGCGGACGCCCTTCTGTCCTGACGGATGTGGGTGGACACCGTGAGTGGGTGAGAGAAGGGATAGAAGGATTTATCAGTCCCGGTGCTACCGTACGTTCTATGGCAGATGCCATGGAACGGGCATGGGAAAGACGCGCGGACTGGGAGCAAATGGGCCTTGCCGCCAACGCAAATGCCATGAAACTGTATAATCCTGCCCCCGGAAAAACAATACTGAACTTATTATTAAACGCATAA